TGTTCATCAGCAACATGCGGCCGCGCGTGCTCGAGCAGTTCGGCTTCTCGTACGACGAGCTGCGCCGGACGAACGCGAAGATCATCTATTGCCAGGTCACGGGGCACGGGCCGGAGAACCCCGACCGCGACCGTGCCGCCTACGACATCGGCGCGTTCTGGGCGAGGGCGGGGGTCGGCGCATCATTGACGGCCGACGGGCAGCCGATCCCGCAGCAGCGCGGCGGTATGGGCGATCACATGACGGGCTTGAGCGGCGCCGCCGCGATCTCGGCAGCGCTCTATCATCGCGAGCGCACGGGGGAGGGGCAGCGCGTCGCCGTGTCGCTCGTGCGCACGGGCGTCTACATGATGGGCTGGGACTACGCGCTGGAGATGCGGCTGGGCGTGCAGACGAAGCCCTACGACAGGTATCACGCGCCGAATCCGATCATCAACTGCTTCAAGACGAAGGACGATCGCTGGTTCTGGCTCCTCCTGTTGCAAGGAGACCGACACTGGCCGGATCTGCTGCGCGCGCTGGGGCGCGAGGATCTGGCGACGGACGAACGCTGGAGCGACATCAGCCTGCGACGGCAGAATTCGGAAGGCATCGTCGGCGAACTGGATGGCGAATTCGCGAAGCGCACGCTCGACGAATGGGCGCCTATTTTCGACCGGGAGAACGTCTGGTGGGCGCCGGTGAACACGATCACCCAGGCGCTGCAAGATCCCGTCGTGCAGGCGTCGAACTCCGTCGTGCAGGTTGCGGGGCCGGATGGCGCGGTGCCCATCGTGAACACGCCGGTCGACTTCTACGCGACGCCGAACGCGCCGAAGGGGCTCTCACCGGAACTGGGACAACACACCGAAGAGGTCTTGCTGGAGATGGGCTTCGACTGGGAGAAGATCATCGCCATGAAGGAAGCCGGGGCGATCCCCTGAGCCCGTCGTCGCGGCGTCATGCGGGGCTCGTATGCAGTTCGCGAGGTGCGATCGACTCGCGATGCGACACGTAGTAGGCGAGCGCAATCAGGACGCCAAGGAGGCACGCGGCGGCGTTGACGGCGATCGCCGTCGAAACGCCCATGGTCTCCGCGAGGAAGCCCGTGAGGAAGCCGCCGATCGGCGTCGAGCCGGCGAAGAGCAGCATGTAGAGCGCCATCACGCGGCCGCGGAGGTGGTCTGGCGTGGCGAGTTGCAGCGAGGTGTTCGCCGTCGATGCGAACGTCGTGTTGGCGACGCCCAGGAACAGGAGCAGCGCGAGCGTCAGCAGGTACCACTGGCTGAACGCGACGCCGGCGAGCAGCGCCGTAAACGCGAAGCCACCGATGAAGAGCGTCGAAACGGCGGCGCGCGAGCGGCTCGCCAGCACGAGCGCCGAGATCAGCGCGCCGAGTCCGACCGCTGCCGTCATGAAGCCGAGGCCTCGCGGTCCGCGGTCGAGCACGTACTCCGAGAGGAGCGGCAGCATCACCGTAAAGTTGTAGCCGAACGTCCCGACGATCGCGACGAGGATGACGACGAGTAAGACCGACGGCGTCCGGAATGCGTACGACAGCCCCTCGCGCAACTCGCCGATCGGGTTCATGCGGTCGCTCCTGCGACTTTCCGTGCCGTGGAGTTGCGATGTGTCCATCAGAGCGAGGCTGAGCAGGATCGGGATGAAGCTCAGTCCGTTGATCAGAAACGCCGTGTCGACGCCGAACAGGTCGATGATCACGCCGCCGAACGCAGGACCGACGAGCCGCGCGCCATTGAACAAGCCCGAGTTGAGCGCGATGGCGTTCATCAGGTCGTCCTTGCCGACCATGTCGACGATGAACGCCTGGCGTGCGGGCTGTTCGAACGCGTTCGAGAGCCCGAGCACGAAGGCCAGCGAGTAGACGTGCCACAACTCGACGCGGCCGGAGTAGACGAGCGCCGCCAGCACGAGCGCCTGGGCCATTGCGAGCGTGCGCGTGGCGAAGATGAAGTTGCGCTTCGGCACGCGGTCGGCGATGACGCCAGCGAACAGCACGAATATGGTGATCGGCAAGAACTGGAGCATCGTCACGGTGCCGAGGGCGATCTTCGAGTCAGTGAGCTCGATGACGAGGATCGCCTGGGCGATGGTCTGCATCCAGGTGCCGCTGAGCGAGATCGCCTGGCCCGTATAGAAGAGCCGGTAGTTGCGATTACGAAGCGCGCGAAATGTGGCATCGAGCGTACCGCCCGGCGAGGGTGGCGCGGCCGCTTCGAGCGCGCCGGGTATCGGTTCGACGTTGCGCCAGCGGAACAGGCGCCCGAATCGAGACGGAGTGCGGCGCTTCACGCGTTCCCTTTCGTTGACAGATGATGTCGATTGTAGCGAACGGCCTCGGCGCAAGCCGCTCGACCGCGTGCGCGGCCTCGCTGCCGCTCAAGGCCGCACTCGGAACAGCCTGCACCGCCGCGATGCGCATACAAACGATGGCACAGCGCGCCAGCGTGGCGTTCGTCAATTTCGACGGCCGCAGTCGACGGATTGCGCGCCTAGTGGCTTGCGCTCGGAAATATCGTGCTATCATGATCGTGAAGATATTCGCCGCGAGGAGGCATCTCTGGACTCCGATTACCGCATCGACGTCTCCGAAGTGAATCGCAACATCGACCTCGTCGATGTCATTGCGATGTACTTTCCGTTGCTTCGCAAGACGCTGCTGATGGACCTGCGCACGAGCGAGGTGGACGGCCCGATGATCCGCGTCGTGCCGATGGCGAACACGCCGGAGGAGCGCTTTCAGTCGCTGATCAAGATGCGTCCGCGCTTCGGCAAACCGGACACGATCACGATCATCCCCTGGCCCAAGTACGTGCAGAGTGTCGTCGCGCTGGGCATCTGGGATCACATCGTGCGGCGATACGCCGACACCGGCTCCGCCGCGATGGTGCGCCAGTGCGAGAAGTGCCTGGCCGAGCTGGCGAAGCTCGAACGGGAAGAGACGGCAAGGGCGATCACGGGCGAAAACTACGAGACGATCTGGGGCAAACCGGGCGTCGCAGAGGTCACTTCCAACCTGCTGGAGGACGAATCAGACGAGGACTTCGACGACGAGGACGACATCGTCGAGGACTTCTTCGAGAACGACGACTAGACGCTCCAGCGACTAAGACGACGAACGGCCGCCGATTGGCGGCCTTTCTGCTACCGCTCACCAGACTAAACAATTGCTCGCTCATGCGCCAAGTGCCGTGTTAGAATCCGCGCGTCGTACGGAGGCGCACACATCGGCATGCAGGCTCGACAGATCGGCCGCCCGAACCCGACGTCGCATGCGCGTCTCCAACTCGTCCTCGTCGCGCTCGGCGCGTGGAACCTGCTGATCTTTCTCCTGGAACTGACGAACGCCGGCCCGCTCCGCGTCGGCGATGTCGACGGGGTGCTCGGCGCACGCGCTGTCAGCGGCGCTGTTGGCGTGCTGGGCGTGGCGTACCTGTACGCGGCGCGCAATCCCGTGCGTTACCGGTTCGTGCTATGGCTGGCGACGCTCGAGCAGTTCGTCGGATTGTTCACGGCGACGTTCCACTGGGCGCGCGGCGACCTCGGCGCGGACGAGGCGGTCGTGCCGATCCTGGTGTGCGCCGGCGCGCTCGTGCTGCTGATGACGAACCTGCCGCGCCAAACTGATACGCTCTGAGTATGCGCCGATCCGCGGAACCCGCCCCCCCGGCCGCGACCCGCTCGGAACCCGACGTCGTCCCTGCATCGGGCGTATACCGCGCCGCGATCATTCTGCTTGGCGTCTGGACTATCTTCGCCGGACTCGCGCTGGTGACGCAGGGCGTGCCCGCGCTATCGCTCGGTGCGAACGATGCGGCGGAGCGGATCATCGGCTCGCAGATGCTCATGCTCGTGCCGATCTACGCGCTGATCGTCTGGCGCCCGGACGAGAACCGCCTGCTGCGCTGGATCCCGTACGCAGCGCAGCTTTCGATCATGCTGCCGTTCGTTTGGGACACGCTGATCACGGGCGACCACACGTTTACCGACGGCGCTCTGCTGTTCGTCGCGGCGGCCGTGTTCCTGGGCGTGCTCGTCTACCTGCGGTCGAGCGCGCATCCGCTCGGCTTCTTCGCCGTCGACTCCGAGGACGAAGAGATCGACGAGGACGCGGAGTATGACGAAGAAGAGGGCGATCTTCTCGACGAAGAGGAGGAGCCCGAATCCGGCCCGGAGCGAAACGCGCGAGGACGCCGGTATCGACGCAGCACGTAGTTACCGCGCGAAGTCGCGGACCAGGCGCGCCGCCGCCTCGGCGACAAGCGCCGCTCCTGCGCGCATGGCGTCTTCGAGGCGCATCCCGCTCGGCGTCGATGCCATCACGGCGTCAAACATGAGCGAGGACGGATCATAGTCGCTGATCGTGCCCGCGACGGCGATCACCGGCTTCCCACACTCGCGCGCCACCGCGGCGACGCCGGCGGCGGCCTTGCCGTACGCGGTCTGGCTGTCGAGCCGGCCCTCTCCCGTGACGACGAGATCCGCCGCTTCGACACGCGCGCGCAACCCGATCGCATCAGCGACGATCGGGAAGCCGGGCTCGATCGTCGCACCGGTGCCGACGAGAAGACCGGCGCCGAGACCGCCCGCCGCGCCGCTGCCCTCGATCGCCTGGAGGTCGAGAGCGAAGTCACGTTGCACGACCTCGGCGAAGCGTCGCAGGGCGGCGTCGAGCGTCGCGACCGCCTGCTGAGATGCGCCTTTCTGCGGCCCGAAGACGACGGCGGCGCCTTCGGGCCCGTAGAGCGGGTTGCGCACGTCGCTCGCAACGCGGATCGCCGCGCGGGCTACGCGCGCATCGATGGTTGTCAGATCGATGCGATCGAGATCCGCGAGCGCAGCGCCACCGCGATCGAGATCGGCGCCCGACGCATCGAGCAGGCGCGCGCCGAGCGCCTGCAGCGCACCGGCGCCCGCATCCACCGTCGCGCTGCCACCGACGCCGACGATGATGTTGCCGCAACCGGCGTCCAGCGCGGCGACGATCAACTCGCCGACGCCGGACGTCGTCGCGGCAAGTGGATCGCGCTCGGCTTCCGCGAGCAGCACCAGTCCGGAGGCTGCAGCCATTTCGACGACGGCTGTAGCGTGCGGGAGCAGCGCCCACGTGGCTTCGATCGGGCGCATCAGCGGATCGTGCACGGTGATCGTACGGCGCTCACCGCCGCGGCCGGCGATCAGCGCGTCGACGAGGCCCGGGCCGCCGTCAGACACCGGCGCTTCGTCGACGGTCGCGCCGGCCATCGCCCGGCGCACGCCGGCGGCGATGGCGCTCGCGGCTTCGACCGCGGTGAGGCTTCCCTTGAATTCTTGCGGCGCGACGAGGATGTGCATGGCGCGGCTTTCCCTCTCGCTCGGCAGAAAGAGGATAGAAGATGTGCCTGGCCGCCACTCTGAGGTCTTGACATCGCACAGGCGTTCTATTATGATCGCCAGAACAGAACATTTGTACCAACGGAGACCGCCATGACTCGCCGTATCCGTGTCCGAACGATCGTCCTGCCGCGTGCGCGGGACTGCCCTGACTGCGGCGGTCCCCTGGTGCATGCTGAGGGCTGCGTTACGTGTCCCGTGTGCGGGTTTAGCGCTTGCAGTTGACCTAGACTCGCGACACGGCCGCTGCTGTTATGATGCCTGCGAATCTGCAGGGAGGCGCCGGCATCAACCCGCACGCGACGCAGACACTGGCCCCGGTCGACCTCCCGCTAGTCGCAGACCGGCCCTCTCGCTATGTCGCTCCGCCTTCCACCAGCCCTCGCATCGGGCGGGTCGCCATCATCACGCTCGGCTGCAAGCTGAACCAGGCCGACTCCGAGTCGATCGCGCGCCAGTTCACGCAGCGCGGCGTCCAGGTCATCGATCGGCCTGCTATCGCCGACGCATACGTCATCAATACCTGCTCGGTCACCCACGTCGCCGACCGCAAGGCGCGGCGCATGGTGCGCCTCGCGCGGCGGCTGTCGCCAAACGCGCCCATCGTGCTGACCGGCTGTTACCTGCAGACGGCGCCCGCCGATATCGCGCGCGAACTCGGTGCGGACATAGCGATCCACACACGCGACAAAGCGTCGATCGCCGACCGGATCGGCGTCGTCCGGCGTATGCGGGCCGTCGAGCAGCCGACCGCGTTGCGCACGCGCGCATTCGTGAAGGTGCAGGAAGGCTGCAACGACGTCTGCGCGTTCTGCATCGTGCCTAAGACGCGCGGGCGCGAAGTCAGCGAACCCATCGAGCGCGTCGTGCGCGAAGTGCAGGCGCGTGAACGGGAAGGCGTCCAGGAAGTAGTGCTCACGGGCACGCAACTCGGCGCATACGGCCGCGACGCCGGGACGGCGCCCGCCGATGTCATCGCGGCGGTGCTGGCCGAGACGTCGGTGCCGCGGATCCGGTTTTCTTCGCTGCAACCGCAGGACATCACGCCGGCGCTGCTGGGACTATGGGACGACCCGCGCCTCTGCCGCCACTTCCACCTGGCGCTGCAGAGCGGCTCCGACGCGACGCTGCGCCGCATGCGCCGGCGATACGACGTGGCGCAGTATCGCGACGCCGCGCAGCGGATCCGCGCGCACACCGGTGACGGCGTGGCGATCACGACGGATGTGATCGTCGGGTTCCCGGGCGAGACGGACGTTGAGTTCGAGGAGAGCATCGCGTTCTGCCTTGAGATGGGATTCGCGCAGATGCACGTCTTCCCGTACTCGAAACGCTCGGGGACGGTCGCCGCGCGCCTGCCGGACCAGGTGCCCCACGATGTGAAACACGCACGCATGCAGCGCATGCTCGCCGTCGCGCCGGAGTCACGCCGGGCGTTCCTCGATCAGTTTGCGGGACGGGTGATGCCGGTGCTCTGGGAGCGCAGCCGCGGCGATGCCAATGGAGCGCCGGCGTGGGACGGGCTGACAGATAACTACATCCGCGTCACCGCTCGTTCGCACCGCGAGTTGCGTAACCAGCTCACCGTGGCGCGGCTCGTGACGGTGAACGCCGACGGCGGGTTCGAAGGGGAGGCGTTGTGAGCGACGGCGCGCTCGAGCAGGTCAACCGCTTCATCATCATCGTTGCGGCCATGCTCATCATATTCGCGCTGGCGATCGTGGTGCTGATCGCATGGGCGGCGCCTTCGGACGGCATCGGTTGGGTCGATGACTTCGCCGGTTACCTGGCCGACCACGAAACGCGCGAGGCGAAGACCATCGTGACGCTGGTCGCGGTCGTGATATCGCTGCTGATGCTGACGTTAATCATCGTGCAACTGACGCCTTCGCCGACGGAGAAGATGCGCGTGCGCGACGTCAAAGCGGGCGACGCGACGATCAAGACGACGGAGATCGCCGGGCGCATCGATGACGGTGTCCGGGAGGTAGCGCACGTAGCAGATTGTCGCTCGATCGTCGCGGCGCGGGGTACTGCCGTCGAAGTCGTGCTCGACCTGCACGTCGATGCCGGGGCCGACCTGGCGAAGACCGCCGACGAAGCGTGCCGGCGGGCGCACGAGATCGTGGAGCAAGAGATCGGCGTGCGGGTGTCCGCCCCGCCGCGCGCTACGCTGCACTACCGCGAACTGCTGCTCAAAGAGGAACCGGCGCGACCCGGGCGCACAACGCAGCTTCCATCCGGATGGGAACGACCCGCCGACGAGGGGACACATGACGAACGAGCAAACGCCGACGCACCTGAAGAAGCGCAAGCCTAAGCTCATCGAGCGGCCCGAGCCGGACGAGTTGCTGCCAATCCTGGAGGCGGTGCTGTTCGTCGCGGACGCGCCGATCGACATCGCCGCGCTGGCGCGCACGGTGAACGCGCCGAGGCAGGAAGTGCTCGATCGGCTGGAGGAGCTGACGGAAGCGTGTCGCGACCGCGGCGTGCGCCTGCAGCAGACGGGCGATCTGGTGCAATTGGTATCGGCGCCACAGACCGCCGCGTACGTCGAGCGGTTCCTGGGGCTGGAGCATCCGCCGCTGACGAATGCATCCCTCGAGACGCTGGCGATCATCGCCTACCGGCAGCCGGTGACGCGCGCCGGCATCGAGTCGGTGCGTGGCGTGGATTGCGACGGGCCGATCCGCACGCTGATAGCGCGCGGGCTGATCGAAGAAGTCGGCCGGGCGCCGGTGATCGGGCGGCCCACGCTCTTCGGGACCACGGTGCGCTTCCTGGAGTATTTCGGGCTCGAGAAGCCGGATGACCTGCCGCCGCTGCCGCAGATCGAGGAGCAGGACGAGGAAGAGACCGAAGAGGCGGCGATCTGAACGTCGGCGTGCTGCGCTTCACCCTTCGCATTCCGGAGAGCGGATCGCTGAAGGACAAGCGGCAGGTCGTCCGCAGCGTCGCGCAGCGCCTCCGCAACAAGTACCAGGTGGCCGTCGCCGAGGTCGATGACAACGATGCGTGGCAGATCGCGACCATGGGCGTCGCCTGCGTCGCCAACACGGCACGCCACTGTGACGACGTTTTGTCGGAGATCGTGGCGTTCGTCGAGCAGTCGCGCCTCGACGCCGAGGTGACGGACGTCGAGCGGGAAGTGATTTCGTTTGACGCCTGACGCCGATCCGCGCGGCCTCGCCCCGACGAGTTGGTTCGACCAGGAAGTCGCAGCGTACGAGCGCGCGCGGCCATCGTATCCCGACGCGTTGTTCGAAGACTTGATCGCGTATCTGCGGGCCGGGGGCTGCGACGCGCCGTTCGACGCCATAGAGATCGGGCCCGGCACAGGTAAGGCGACGGCATCCCTGATCGATCGCGGCTTCCGCGTCACGGCGGTCGAACCGGGAGCGAACATGGCTGCATTCCTTCGCGAGAAGTTCGCGGGTAAGCCGCTCGACGTTGTACACGCACGGTTCGAGGATGCCACGCTCCCCGATAGCTCGTTCGATGCCGTCGTCAGCGCCACGTCATTCGGGTGGGTGGACAAAGACGTGCGCCTCACGAAGTCATCGCGGCTTCTTCGCGCGCGCGGCGTCCTGGCGGTCATCGGTACGGAGCAGATCGCCTCAGACGTCGACGGTGGCTTCTTCGAGCGCTGCTTTCCCATCTACCTGCGCTACCGTCCGAATGAGGAGAACCGGCCCTTGCCTGGCGAGGACGTCACTCCCTCGGTGCTGGAGGAGGTCGAGGCGAGCGGCCTGTTCGGATCGGTCCGCCTCCATCGCTACCGCTGGGACCAGACCTATCCGACGGATCAGTACGCCGATCTCGTGCGCTCATACTCGAACACGCAGATGATGCCTCGTGACGAGAAGGAGGCGCTGATCGCGGATCTGTGCGCGCTGATCGACGCGGAGTTCGATGGTTACGTCGTGCGTCCGCTGGTGATGACGTTGGTGGTCGGGCGCAAGGCGTAGAACTTCGCCTGCGGCGGCGGATGGACCGGCGAGGGCGCCTGTCGTCCACGCTTCGCGATTTTAGGTCGTCACAGCTTGCGCGATCGGGCGTGCGACGAGGTCGTACGCGAGCGCCGACGTGACCGTCGCGCGGACGAAGTCGCCGGGTTGGAAAGCGCCTTCGAGCAACACCAGTCCGTCCACTTCCGGCGCATCCCGGTACGAGCGTCCGACCGCGATCCCCGCGCGCTCGCCCTCCTCGGTCTCGCTCAGCGACTCTACAAGCACGTCGATCTCGCGGCCGACCATGAGGCGATTGCGCATGATCGAGACCTGCTGCGCTACTTCCATGAGCTGGCGCTGGCGCCGCTTCTTGATCTTCTCGGGCACCGGATCCGGCTCGTGCGCTGCTGGCGACTCCGACTGAGGCGAAAACGTGAAGCATCCGACGTGGTCGAACTCCATCTCTCGCACGAAAGCGAGGAGTTCGTTGAACTCCGCGTCGGTCTCGCCCGGATACCCGACGATGAACGTCGTGCGGATCGCGATGTCCGGCATGGCGGAGCGCAGGCTGCCGAACATCTCGCGCACCATG
The sequence above is a segment of the Dehalococcoidia bacterium genome. Coding sequences within it:
- the scpB gene encoding SMC-Scp complex subunit ScpB produces the protein MTNEQTPTHLKKRKPKLIERPEPDELLPILEAVLFVADAPIDIAALARTVNAPRQEVLDRLEELTEACRDRGVRLQQTGDLVQLVSAPQTAAYVERFLGLEHPPLTNASLETLAIIAYRQPVTRAGIESVRGVDCDGPIRTLIARGLIEEVGRAPVIGRPTLFGTTVRFLEYFGLEKPDDLPPLPQIEEQDEEETEEAAI
- a CDS encoding glycerate kinase, encoding MHILVAPQEFKGSLTAVEAASAIAAGVRRAMAGATVDEAPVSDGGPGLVDALIAGRGGERRTITVHDPLMRPIEATWALLPHATAVVEMAAASGLVLLAEAERDPLAATTSGVGELIVAALDAGCGNIIVGVGGSATVDAGAGALQALGARLLDASGADLDRGGAALADLDRIDLTTIDARVARAAIRVASDVRNPLYGPEGAAVVFGPQKGASQQAVATLDAALRRFAEVVQRDFALDLQAIEGSGAAGGLGAGLLVGTGATIEPGFPIVADAIGLRARVEAADLVVTGEGRLDSQTAYGKAAAGVAAVARECGKPVIAVAGTISDYDPSSLMFDAVMASTPSGMRLEDAMRAGAALVAEAAARLVRDFAR
- the mtaB gene encoding tRNA (N(6)-L-threonylcarbamoyladenosine(37)-C(2))-methylthiotransferase MtaB, whose amino-acid sequence is MPANLQGGAGINPHATQTLAPVDLPLVADRPSRYVAPPSTSPRIGRVAIITLGCKLNQADSESIARQFTQRGVQVIDRPAIADAYVINTCSVTHVADRKARRMVRLARRLSPNAPIVLTGCYLQTAPADIARELGADIAIHTRDKASIADRIGVVRRMRAVEQPTALRTRAFVKVQEGCNDVCAFCIVPKTRGREVSEPIERVVREVQAREREGVQEVVLTGTQLGAYGRDAGTAPADVIAAVLAETSVPRIRFSSLQPQDITPALLGLWDDPRLCRHFHLALQSGSDATLRRMRRRYDVAQYRDAAQRIRAHTGDGVAITTDVIVGFPGETDVEFEESIAFCLEMGFAQMHVFPYSKRSGTVAARLPDQVPHDVKHARMQRMLAVAPESRRAFLDQFAGRVMPVLWERSRGDANGAPAWDGLTDNYIRVTARSHRELRNQLTVARLVTVNADGGFEGEAL
- a CDS encoding CoA transferase; protein product: MPGPMDGIKVVEMGVWVAGPSCAAILCDWGADVIKIEPPAGDPFRGLFASALGASIPVNPPFEIDNRGKRSVCLNFENEEARTIGRRLLDEADVFISNMRPRVLEQFGFSYDELRRTNAKIIYCQVTGHGPENPDRDRAAYDIGAFWARAGVGASLTADGQPIPQQRGGMGDHMTGLSGAAAISAALYHRERTGEGQRVAVSLVRTGVYMMGWDYALEMRLGVQTKPYDRYHAPNPIINCFKTKDDRWFWLLLLQGDRHWPDLLRALGREDLATDERWSDISLRRQNSEGIVGELDGEFAKRTLDEWAPIFDRENVWWAPVNTITQALQDPVVQASNSVVQVAGPDGAVPIVNTPVDFYATPNAPKGLSPELGQHTEEVLLEMGFDWEKIIAMKEAGAIP
- a CDS encoding DUF503 domain-containing protein produces the protein MLRFTLRIPESGSLKDKRQVVRSVAQRLRNKYQVAVAEVDDNDAWQIATMGVACVANTARHCDDVLSEIVAFVEQSRLDAEVTDVEREVISFDA
- a CDS encoding MFS transporter yields the protein MKRRTPSRFGRLFRWRNVEPIPGALEAAAPPSPGGTLDATFRALRNRNYRLFYTGQAISLSGTWMQTIAQAILVIELTDSKIALGTVTMLQFLPITIFVLFAGVIADRVPKRNFIFATRTLAMAQALVLAALVYSGRVELWHVYSLAFVLGLSNAFEQPARQAFIVDMVGKDDLMNAIALNSGLFNGARLVGPAFGGVIIDLFGVDTAFLINGLSFIPILLSLALMDTSQLHGTESRRSDRMNPIGELREGLSYAFRTPSVLLVVILVAIVGTFGYNFTVMLPLLSEYVLDRGPRGLGFMTAAVGLGALISALVLASRSRAAVSTLFIGGFAFTALLAGVAFSQWYLLTLALLLFLGVANTTFASTANTSLQLATPDHLRGRVMALYMLLFAGSTPIGGFLTGFLAETMGVSTAIAVNAAACLLGVLIALAYYVSHRESIAPRELHTSPA
- a CDS encoding class I SAM-dependent methyltransferase, whose amino-acid sequence is MTPDADPRGLAPTSWFDQEVAAYERARPSYPDALFEDLIAYLRAGGCDAPFDAIEIGPGTGKATASLIDRGFRVTAVEPGANMAAFLREKFAGKPLDVVHARFEDATLPDSSFDAVVSATSFGWVDKDVRLTKSSRLLRARGVLAVIGTEQIASDVDGGFFERCFPIYLRYRPNEENRPLPGEDVTPSVLEEVEASGLFGSVRLHRYRWDQTYPTDQYADLVRSYSNTQMMPRDEKEALIADLCALIDAEFDGYVVRPLVMTLVVGRKA